The following coding sequences are from one Treponema bryantii window:
- a CDS encoding zinc ribbon domain-containing protein has protein sequence MKKRSKSKEAKFFCESCGSEVPRNSKTCPTCGKFFASVRCPQCGRIGSNEDFKNGCPTCGYAVNPDSDMARGNYNFSGAGLNGRNKGKNRYGVNGLLGLSRRNNASRGGYVESGLPVWVYIVCLLILAALCVGLYSCL, from the coding sequence ATGAAAAAGAGATCTAAATCAAAAGAAGCCAAGTTTTTCTGCGAAAGCTGCGGCTCAGAAGTTCCAAGAAACTCAAAAACCTGCCCTACCTGTGGAAAGTTTTTTGCCTCGGTAAGATGTCCTCAGTGCGGAAGAATCGGCAGTAATGAAGATTTCAAAAACGGTTGTCCAACCTGCGGATATGCTGTAAATCCGGATTCTGATATGGCACGTGGAAATTATAATTTTTCTGGTGCTGGTTTAAATGGCAGAAACAAAGGAAAAAACAGATATGGTGTAAACGGTCTCTTAGGTCTTTCCAGAAGAAATAATGCCTCAAGAGGCGGATATGTTGAATCAGGATTGCCAGTATGGGTTTATATTGTGTGTCTGTTGATTCTTGCAGCTTTGTGTGTTGGCTTATACAGCTGTTTGTAA
- a CDS encoding flagellar brake protein has translation MGAVYTAFKPRINFFITGLDSGFSFPEISMLWNAAELCNLEQPTSLFYSLPSLTKCMTQISNITSADNNQKNQLLMTKLFNYRTKIQNEADEKKGMTTTHSLDKGQPLRIILPGKGVFVSEIVGNGNFLVINVPRQKNLIPFTGEDWVGKVISVYLWRKGDARYVFDTTVTQSGLFLGKSALFLKHSSNLVRTQKRKAVRVKCQIYGMLYIIKKEKIDINAIETQNGFRCLIEDISEAGALIRIGGKGVQNVKIKLQFNIQNKLILMVGIVRTVEFNEEQNQSLLHFECTHIETSMRNEVLKFVYNMMPENEKEVMEALEQTEDDEKEALEQAQENADKPENAEKTENPEGTVEENKPSENETEAAVETETNEIAQDLAEATGRSISTSETQNSKPKSDSSDDIPNKADEINVF, from the coding sequence ATGGGTGCTGTTTATACAGCTTTCAAACCACGTATCAATTTCTTTATAACGGGGTTGGATTCCGGTTTTTCTTTTCCTGAAATTTCAATGCTCTGGAATGCTGCAGAATTATGTAATCTTGAACAACCAACTTCACTTTTTTATTCCCTTCCTTCACTTACAAAATGCATGACCCAGATTTCAAACATTACCAGTGCAGATAATAATCAGAAAAATCAGCTTTTAATGACAAAGCTTTTTAATTACCGTACTAAGATTCAGAATGAAGCTGATGAAAAAAAAGGAATGACAACAACTCATTCCCTTGATAAAGGACAGCCGCTCCGAATTATTCTTCCTGGTAAAGGTGTATTTGTTTCTGAGATTGTAGGAAACGGAAACTTTCTTGTAATCAATGTTCCACGTCAGAAAAACCTTATTCCATTTACCGGTGAAGACTGGGTAGGTAAGGTAATCAGTGTTTATTTATGGCGTAAGGGAGATGCCCGTTATGTTTTTGATACAACAGTAACACAGAGTGGACTCTTCCTTGGTAAATCTGCATTATTCCTTAAACATTCTTCAAATCTAGTTCGTACACAAAAGCGTAAGGCTGTCCGTGTAAAGTGTCAGATTTACGGAATGCTTTATATCATCAAAAAAGAAAAGATTGATATCAATGCAATTGAAACTCAGAACGGTTTCCGTTGTTTAATTGAGGATATATCTGAAGCTGGCGCTCTTATCAGAATTGGAGGTAAGGGTGTACAGAATGTAAAAATTAAGCTTCAGTTTAATATTCAGAACAAGCTGATTCTTATGGTTGGTATTGTAAGAACAGTTGAGTTTAATGAGGAACAGAATCAGTCGCTGCTGCATTTTGAGTGTACACATATTGAAACCTCAATGCGTAATGAAGTATTGAAGTTTGTTTACAATATGATGCCTGAAAATGAAAAGGAAGTTATGGAGGCTCTTGAGCAGACAGAAGATGATGAAAAAGAAGCTCTGGAACAGGCACAAGAAAATGCTGACAAACCTGAGAATGCAGAAAAAACAGAGAATCCAGAAGGCACAGTAGAGGAAAATAAACCTTCTGAAAATGAAACTGAAGCTGCAGTTGAGACTGAAACAAATGAAATTGCACAGGATCTTGCAGAAGCAACAGGCAGAAGTATTTCTACATCAGAAACACAGAATTCAAAACCAAAATCTGATTCTTCTGATGATATTCCAAATAAAGCAGACGAAATAAATGTCTTTTAA
- the rsmA gene encoding 16S rRNA (adenine(1518)-N(6)/adenine(1519)-N(6))-dimethyltransferase RsmA, with translation MKHPDYNSPAELKQVLDINGFSMQKKFGQNFLINEDARKRLVDALEVGEGIKVWEVGPGLGAMTNTILERGSDLTVFEIDRGFASLISQFFEDYSAKNTFRIVEGDVLKTWKGQLEKAGQPDRFFGNLPYNIAATIIADTIENNVRFERCVFTVQKEVAQRMCAKPGSADYSSFSALCQWAYDVKPLLDLSGGNFWPKPNVDSRAVVFTKKADFPCCKNPALFVKMQRALFSSRRKTVRNNLSQFLKNNDLAVSCLEKAGIDIMKRAEVLSLDELLRLSDVIEGEK, from the coding sequence TTGAAGCATCCTGACTACAATTCACCAGCTGAACTCAAACAAGTACTGGATATAAACGGCTTTTCCATGCAAAAAAAATTCGGACAGAATTTTTTGATAAATGAAGATGCCCGAAAACGACTTGTAGATGCTCTGGAAGTTGGAGAAGGAATCAAGGTTTGGGAAGTAGGTCCTGGCCTTGGTGCAATGACAAACACAATTCTTGAACGCGGATCTGACCTTACTGTATTTGAAATCGACCGCGGATTTGCTTCTCTTATCAGTCAGTTTTTTGAAGACTATTCAGCAAAGAATACATTTCGTATTGTAGAAGGTGATGTCCTTAAAACCTGGAAAGGACAGTTGGAAAAGGCAGGTCAGCCAGACCGCTTCTTTGGAAATCTCCCATACAATATTGCTGCAACAATTATCGCAGATACAATCGAAAATAACGTGCGTTTTGAACGCTGTGTATTTACAGTTCAAAAAGAAGTTGCACAGAGAATGTGCGCAAAACCGGGCAGTGCAGACTATTCATCTTTTTCAGCTTTGTGCCAGTGGGCTTATGATGTAAAACCTTTACTTGATCTTTCAGGCGGAAACTTCTGGCCAAAACCAAATGTAGATTCACGTGCAGTTGTATTTACTAAAAAGGCTGATTTCCCTTGCTGTAAAAATCCTGCGTTGTTTGTAAAAATGCAGAGAGCACTTTTCAGTTCACGCCGTAAGACAGTACGCAATAATCTTTCTCAGTTCTTAAAAAACAATGACCTTGCCGTAAGCTGTCTTGAAAAAGCTGGTATTGATATTATGAAACGAGCCGAGGTTCTTTCACTCGATGAGCTTCTTAGACTTTCAGATGTAATCGAAGGTGAAAAATGA
- the mfd gene encoding transcription-repair coupling factor has translation MKSLTSIDEILHNQSEIRNTAQAFFDENTSFPLNIEGLHGSLFSLFTAEVCRSNHVKALQAAQYSASSKSSPSYKVFSSDLIIVVPTEADARDIAGDFAAIYEEAEVHIFPDWGTVPYRPAARGSVTFGKRAGVLSKLLSKKSSIQFHETPRIFIFTQRAFMSPLPSPEYLQKLSFKLNKGDKLDTTNIAQKLAAMGYTRVPKVNVRGEFSLRGEVLDIFLPCDEHASRVIFDFDEIESFKEFEADTQATVGTKKDLLIYPTKEVLWTPELIEKARVRLEEYQETAIKEDGAGTSEIAGSQGDFSVHLPLTETAQEYLKNLLTGLSVSGEAEGEEFLYQLLGDKPYSLLDYIDENTFVLFFNYDKQENARLTINREYNKLYRTSREEYPVLPPDMVLSDYGKLLENISKCILFRTLQKAEETESAEKHQISAEPARSFFGNINFMKEELTELQDAGWNIFIFTDNENQQLRIHEIFKDFVDIQDDGAVHPVVLIPKAISAGFRLPEAKLLVIQENEIFGRRQYVPKSVNKAKSKAIDTFVELNPGDYIVHVNWGIGLFHGIERVKAMGNERDYIKLEYADNEFAFVPIEQVNLVQRYIGNEGDKPRLDRIGSKSWESRKNKVKQAVEDIAQKLIDLYSRRQASVGFAFPKETEWQAAFEAAFPYEDTPDQITVTEEIKADMERPVPMDRLVCGDVGYGKTEIAMRAAFKAVMGGKQVAFLAPTTILAEQHYENCKNRFKNFPVKIERLSRFVATGEQKKILAKVAAGEVDILVGTHRIIQKDVNFKKLGLMIIDEEQRFGVKDKEKLKVMKNNIDCLTMSATPIPRTLHMSLLKIRDMSLLTTPPQNRQPIETVVDEFTDDRITQAIRREIERGGQVFYLHNRVESLQEIRRKVETLVPEVLVDVAHGQMTSTQLEEIFHRFKMGGFHVLIATTIIENGIDIPNVNTIIIDRADMYGVSQLYQLRGRVGRSDRQAYAYLLYPENKALSEVAMKRLQVISDFTELGSGFKIAMKDMEIRGAGNLLGRDQSGDVYSVGFDMYVRLLNDAVNRLALQKDYKEQTEVLMEMEYTGFIPDTYIINPQIKMEIYKKIAAVTDDAEFDAVLAELADRFGPIPEEVSSLLALAEIRIICRKLSIKSIKERQGEVAVEFQQVSNISIDKILKLIKDNPNSVRLNQKLPNVLFIKLGKIGLKEKSEFIREKLSQLA, from the coding sequence ATGAAATCATTAACTTCTATAGACGAAATATTGCATAATCAGAGCGAAATACGCAACACAGCACAGGCTTTTTTTGATGAAAACACTTCTTTTCCACTCAATATTGAAGGTTTGCACGGAAGCCTTTTCAGTCTCTTTACAGCAGAAGTTTGCCGTTCAAATCATGTAAAAGCGCTACAGGCTGCTCAATATTCAGCCTCAAGCAAAAGCTCTCCTTCGTATAAAGTATTTTCATCTGATCTGATTATCGTCGTTCCTACAGAAGCCGATGCCCGCGATATAGCCGGTGACTTTGCTGCCATTTATGAAGAAGCTGAAGTTCATATTTTCCCTGACTGGGGAACAGTTCCATACCGTCCTGCAGCACGCGGTTCAGTTACTTTTGGAAAACGTGCCGGAGTTCTTTCAAAACTGCTTTCTAAAAAATCATCAATTCAGTTCCACGAAACTCCACGCATTTTCATTTTTACACAACGAGCTTTTATGTCGCCGCTGCCGTCTCCAGAATACCTGCAGAAGCTTTCTTTTAAGTTGAACAAGGGTGATAAACTTGATACTACAAATATTGCTCAGAAGCTTGCTGCAATGGGCTATACCCGTGTTCCAAAGGTAAATGTTCGCGGAGAGTTCAGTTTGCGCGGTGAAGTCCTTGACATCTTCCTTCCGTGTGATGAACATGCCAGCCGTGTTATTTTTGATTTTGATGAAATTGAATCATTCAAAGAGTTTGAAGCCGATACCCAGGCAACCGTTGGAACAAAAAAAGACCTTTTGATTTATCCGACAAAGGAAGTTCTCTGGACACCAGAACTTATTGAAAAAGCCCGTGTTCGCCTGGAAGAATACCAGGAAACTGCCATCAAAGAAGATGGGGCAGGAACCTCAGAAATTGCCGGTTCACAAGGCGACTTTTCCGTACACCTTCCGCTTACAGAAACAGCACAGGAATACCTTAAAAACCTTCTTACAGGCCTTAGCGTAAGCGGTGAAGCAGAAGGCGAAGAGTTCCTTTATCAGCTTTTGGGAGATAAACCGTACTCACTTTTAGATTATATTGATGAAAACACCTTTGTGCTTTTCTTTAATTATGATAAGCAGGAAAACGCACGCCTTACAATTAACCGCGAGTATAACAAGCTTTACCGCACTTCAAGAGAGGAATATCCGGTTTTACCGCCTGATATGGTGCTTTCTGATTACGGCAAACTCCTAGAAAACATCTCAAAGTGTATACTTTTTAGAACATTACAGAAGGCAGAGGAGACAGAATCTGCCGAAAAACACCAGATTTCTGCAGAGCCAGCCCGAAGTTTCTTTGGAAACATCAACTTTATGAAAGAAGAGCTCACAGAACTTCAGGATGCAGGCTGGAATATCTTCATTTTTACTGATAATGAGAACCAGCAGCTTCGAATTCACGAAATTTTCAAGGATTTTGTTGATATTCAGGATGATGGAGCGGTTCATCCTGTAGTTCTTATTCCAAAAGCAATATCTGCAGGTTTCCGTCTTCCGGAAGCAAAACTCCTCGTTATTCAGGAAAATGAGATTTTTGGACGCCGTCAGTACGTTCCAAAGTCTGTAAATAAGGCTAAATCAAAGGCAATTGATACCTTTGTTGAACTTAATCCGGGCGATTATATTGTTCATGTAAACTGGGGAATTGGTCTTTTCCATGGAATTGAACGCGTAAAGGCAATGGGGAACGAGCGCGATTACATCAAACTTGAATATGCCGACAACGAATTTGCCTTTGTTCCGATTGAGCAGGTAAACCTTGTTCAGCGCTATATTGGAAACGAAGGCGATAAACCGCGCCTTGACCGCATTGGAAGTAAATCGTGGGAAAGCCGAAAGAACAAGGTAAAGCAGGCCGTAGAAGACATTGCCCAGAAGCTCATTGATTTGTACTCACGCCGACAGGCTTCTGTTGGTTTTGCATTCCCTAAAGAAACTGAATGGCAGGCTGCCTTTGAAGCCGCATTCCCTTATGAAGATACACCGGATCAGATTACAGTTACTGAAGAAATCAAAGCTGATATGGAACGTCCTGTTCCTATGGACCGCCTTGTCTGCGGTGATGTTGGATACGGAAAAACTGAAATTGCCATGCGTGCAGCCTTTAAGGCAGTAATGGGTGGTAAACAGGTTGCATTCTTAGCTCCAACTACAATTCTTGCAGAACAGCATTACGAAAACTGTAAGAATCGTTTTAAAAACTTCCCGGTAAAGATTGAGCGCCTTTCACGCTTTGTTGCTACCGGCGAACAGAAAAAGATTCTGGCAAAGGTTGCAGCAGGTGAGGTTGATATTTTAGTTGGTACACACAGAATCATTCAGAAAGATGTTAATTTCAAAAAGCTTGGACTTATGATTATTGATGAAGAGCAGCGCTTTGGTGTAAAGGACAAGGAAAAGCTTAAGGTGATGAAGAACAACATTGACTGTCTCACAATGTCTGCAACGCCGATTCCGCGAACTCTTCATATGAGCCTTTTAAAGATTCGTGATATGAGTCTTTTGACAACACCGCCGCAAAACCGTCAGCCGATTGAAACTGTCGTAGATGAATTTACAGACGACCGCATTACTCAGGCGATCAGACGCGAAATTGAACGCGGCGGCCAGGTCTTCTATTTACACAACCGTGTTGAATCCCTTCAGGAAATCCGCCGTAAAGTTGAAACACTCGTACCTGAAGTTCTAGTAGATGTAGCTCACGGCCAGATGACAAGCACTCAGCTCGAAGAAATCTTCCATCGCTTTAAGATGGGTGGTTTCCACGTACTCATTGCAACTACAATCATTGAAAACGGAATTGATATTCCAAATGTAAATACAATCATTATCGACCGCGCCGACATGTACGGCGTCTCACAGCTGTATCAGCTCCGTGGCCGCGTTGGACGAAGCGACCGTCAGGCTTATGCATATCTTTTATACCCGGAAAATAAAGCACTTTCCGAAGTCGCAATGAAACGCCTTCAGGTAATCAGCGACTTTACCGAGCTTGGAAGCGGCTTTAAAATTGCGATGAAGGATATGGAAATCCGCGGGGCCGGAAACCTCTTAGGACGCGATCAGAGCGGTGACGTATACTCAGTCGGCTTTGATATGTACGTACGCCTTTTGAATGACGCTGTAAACCGCCTTGCGCTCCAGAAGGACTACAAGGAACAGACCGAAGTTCTTATGGAAATGGAGTATACCGGATTTATCCCGGACACATACATTATCAATCCGCAGATCAAAATGGAAATCTACAAGAAGATTGCAGCTGTTACCGACGATGCAGAATTCGACGCAGTACTTGCAGAGCTCGCAGACCGCTTTGGTCCGATACCGGAAGAAGTTTCAAGCTTACTCGCCCTTGCCGAAATCCGCATTATCTGCCGCAAACTCAGTATAAAATCAATCAAGGAACGCCAGGGAGAAGTTGCGGTTGAGTTCCAGCAGGTTTCAAATATCTCAATTGATAAAATCCTCAAACTCATTAAGGACAATCCGAACTCGGTTCGTCTCAATCAGAAACTACCGAACGTTCTTTTTATCAAGCTTGGAAAAATCGGCTTAAAGGAAAAGTCAGAGTTCATACGTGAGAAGCTCAGCCAGCTGGCATAA
- a CDS encoding YggS family pyridoxal phosphate-dependent enzyme, whose translation MSELICIKDNLEKIRNRIEQAETKAGRPQGSVKLMAVSKFHPAEAVVEAFEAGQLLFGENRVQEASEKFPPLIAQHPEIKVQMIGQLQSNKVKKAVDFASCIQSVDRIDLLKEIEKQCAKLNRNIEILFEYHTGEESKSGYTTEKELRESIEAIINGDFPHVIPKGFMTMAPFTEDEALIRKSFITLRELSERLRKDYQSLSLTELSMGMSGDFEIAIEEGSTLVRVGTAIFGERDYSKS comes from the coding sequence ATGAGTGAACTAATTTGCATCAAAGATAATCTTGAAAAAATCAGAAACAGAATAGAACAGGCAGAAACAAAGGCCGGACGTCCACAGGGGTCTGTAAAACTGATGGCCGTCAGTAAGTTTCATCCTGCAGAAGCTGTAGTCGAAGCTTTTGAAGCCGGACAGTTACTTTTCGGCGAAAACCGTGTACAGGAAGCTTCAGAAAAATTTCCTCCGCTTATTGCACAACACCCGGAAATTAAAGTTCAGATGATTGGACAGCTTCAGTCTAACAAAGTAAAAAAAGCAGTTGATTTTGCTTCATGCATTCAGTCTGTAGACCGCATTGATCTGCTTAAAGAAATTGAAAAGCAGTGCGCAAAGCTTAACCGCAATATCGAAATTCTTTTTGAATATCATACTGGAGAAGAATCAAAATCCGGCTATACAACAGAAAAAGAACTTCGTGAATCAATAGAAGCAATCATCAATGGAGATTTCCCGCATGTAATTCCAAAGGGATTCATGACAATGGCTCCTTTTACAGAGGATGAAGCTTTAATCAGAAAATCTTTTATAACATTAAGAGAGCTTTCTGAACGTCTTCGTAAAGATTATCAAAGTCTTTCACTTACAGAACTTTCAATGGGAATGTCTGGCGATTTTGAAATTGCAATAGAAGAAGGATCAACACTTGTTAGAGTTGGTACTGCAATTTTTGGAGAAAGGGATTACAGTAAATCATGA
- a CDS encoding DUF4932 domain-containing protein: MKKTILSFLLLSSLAVSSLAAKTTDSEYKIEINDKITIGTSRAYECVATIAHLAGFPEFNVKDYSDDFVNYDEYFNKYLNNQDVAKAILYFQKLKQQNGFAYDSVASVGTYLSDDCHSFRTSLKNVKKYLEPRAGDPKKIKEVVSAFYDATDFDTFYQSQMPAYEKALLPLYSKKDELIKGVECFESYYKTNVSKITITVSVLNGNNGYGTSFNDGKNLYFEPKLCPGYTANFIFHELSHPLSNPLVDKIVKNKVIMDYVEADFQGAKKHKMASMAYPTTKFYLYELFNRANTMNILKGFCDTSYITKEMLRDKQDRFDEIFEVVELLDKYRLGDYKNIDAFLPELEKGFIEILKAKQANPVEDNFYNVLSPDETSSFEVFGKTYKAEYCGSQDLTGFQDFVLRKYWRLEDAYNDVKEVQTIDILPYNNYPFPVKAGEVFRIEYLRENGKSFFEYERADENDYIDGEPVTRGFYLE; the protein is encoded by the coding sequence ATGAAAAAAACTATCCTCTCGTTTTTACTGCTGAGCAGTTTAGCAGTATCGTCACTTGCCGCTAAAACTACAGATTCTGAATACAAAATCGAAATCAACGACAAGATTACAATTGGAACCAGCAGAGCTTATGAGTGTGTTGCCACAATTGCGCACCTTGCAGGCTTTCCTGAATTCAATGTCAAAGATTATTCAGATGATTTTGTTAATTATGATGAATATTTTAATAAGTATCTGAATAATCAGGATGTTGCAAAGGCTATCTTATATTTTCAAAAGTTGAAACAACAAAACGGCTTTGCCTATGATTCAGTCGCAAGTGTAGGAACATATCTTTCTGATGACTGTCACTCATTCAGAACTTCACTTAAAAATGTAAAAAAATATCTGGAACCAAGAGCAGGAGATCCTAAAAAAATAAAAGAAGTAGTTTCGGCTTTTTATGATGCAACAGATTTTGATACTTTTTATCAGTCTCAAATGCCTGCCTATGAAAAAGCATTACTGCCTCTATATTCCAAAAAGGATGAACTGATAAAAGGTGTTGAATGCTTTGAAAGTTATTATAAAACTAACGTCAGTAAAATAACTATTACAGTTAGTGTATTAAACGGAAATAATGGATATGGTACAAGTTTTAATGATGGTAAGAATCTTTATTTTGAACCAAAATTATGTCCTGGGTATACTGCGAATTTCATATTCCATGAATTATCACATCCGCTTTCAAATCCTTTAGTAGATAAAATTGTAAAAAACAAAGTTATTATGGACTATGTAGAAGCTGATTTCCAGGGTGCAAAAAAACATAAGATGGCAAGCATGGCATATCCAACTACTAAATTTTATCTTTATGAACTTTTCAACAGAGCAAATACAATGAATATTCTGAAAGGCTTTTGTGATACTTCTTATATTACAAAAGAGATGCTAAGAGATAAACAGGATCGGTTTGATGAAATTTTTGAAGTTGTAGAGTTATTAGATAAATATAGACTTGGGGATTATAAAAATATTGATGCCTTCCTGCCTGAACTTGAAAAAGGATTTATTGAAATTCTAAAAGCAAAACAAGCAAATCCTGTAGAGGATAATTTTTATAATGTATTATCTCCTGATGAAACTTCATCTTTTGAAGTCTTTGGAAAAACTTATAAAGCAGAATATTGTGGTAGTCAGGATCTCACCGGTTTTCAAGATTTTGTGCTCAGAAAATACTGGCGTCTGGAAGATGCATATAATGATGTAAAAGAAGTACAGACAATTGATATTCTGCCATACAATAACTATCCGTTCCCGGTAAAAGCTGGAGAAGTCTTTAGAATTGAATATTTGAGGGAAAATGGAAAAAGCTTTTTTGAATATGAGAGAGCTGATGAAAACGATTATATTGATGGCGAACCAGTCACAAGAGGTTTTTACTTAGAATAA
- a CDS encoding RluA family pseudouridine synthase: protein MPFFSAKVPQDFPEQQRLDKFIASLPNGMNRSKLKSGVTEILVNGKKVKLSQKVKAGDQIDIQWEDNIPDNIDPENIPLEILYEDDNVTVVNKAQGMVTHPACGNWTGTLVNALLYHWGRQSVEQLKEGSAAEILERRRPGIVHRLDKETSGIIITAKNRDSEEFLQKQFKDKSLQKEYICICCGRPPARTGDIRTQIIRDPKNRHRFKAVTDTEDGKFARTLYHCIACYGNYSLMRIRLKTGRTHQIRVHMKYLGCPILGDGVYNKPDSKFPNATLMLHSVQLKIKLPGAGKAGEAAAPGDYQTFRTPTPSRFIEIEKKLRKMFDRTVLASNHTVIASNRTVIASEAKQSVRK from the coding sequence ATGCCTTTTTTCAGTGCAAAAGTTCCACAGGATTTTCCTGAACAGCAGCGTCTCGATAAATTTATAGCATCTCTCCCAAACGGTATGAACCGCTCAAAACTGAAAAGCGGTGTGACTGAAATTCTTGTAAACGGCAAAAAAGTTAAACTTTCACAAAAAGTAAAAGCCGGCGATCAGATAGACATACAATGGGAAGACAATATTCCTGACAATATTGATCCAGAAAATATTCCGCTTGAGATTCTTTATGAAGATGATAACGTTACGGTCGTTAATAAAGCACAGGGAATGGTAACTCATCCAGCCTGCGGAAACTGGACTGGAACTCTCGTAAACGCGCTTTTGTATCACTGGGGCCGCCAGTCTGTTGAACAGCTTAAGGAAGGAAGCGCTGCAGAGATTCTTGAGCGCCGCCGCCCTGGCATTGTTCACCGTCTCGATAAGGAAACCTCTGGAATTATTATCACCGCTAAAAACCGCGACAGTGAAGAGTTCTTACAAAAGCAGTTTAAAGACAAATCTCTTCAAAAAGAATATATCTGCATCTGCTGTGGAAGACCTCCTGCTCGTACCGGAGACATCCGTACACAGATTATCCGTGATCCTAAAAACCGCCACCGCTTTAAGGCTGTTACAGATACAGAAGATGGTAAGTTCGCACGAACCTTATACCACTGCATTGCCTGCTACGGTAATTATTCTCTTATGCGTATCCGCCTTAAGACTGGCCGTACTCATCAGATTCGTGTACATATGAAATATCTTGGCTGTCCGATTCTTGGAGACGGTGTTTACAACAAACCGGATTCGAAATTCCCGAATGCAACACTTATGCTGCATTCAGTTCAGTTGAAAATTAAACTGCCTGGTGCGGGTAAGGCCGGAGAGGCAGCAGCTCCCGGTGATTACCAGACATTCCGCACACCAACGCCATCGCGCTTTATCGAAATTGAAAAGAAGCTTCGGAAGATGTTTGATCGCACCGTCCTTGCCAGCAACCACACCGTCATTGCCAGCAACCGCACCGTCATTGCCAGCGAAGCGAAGCAATCTGTTAGAAAATGA
- a CDS encoding ComEC/Rec2 family competence protein: MAVNSSLNYFKKPVFLSALICVFIFYSGLFNIPDRTASRALIKTEQITEITGIILSSPSRTGNGSYYSATFSLEKAADARNFQSTAKGRVKIMLPAEFAEAYSPGKLFSDSQKKHSGQTFLYEAGGHCTFRGRLTNNVFYIRECTAYEWPSSWRGRLQHLRALCRLHFKRLMYGWGSGGGLLLALLCGAREYTEPSTQEAFRRAGLSHILALSGMHLSMFSAIALFFGNKAGIRKLTFILRISALFGFVWFAGFSPSLSRAFICSLLTIAATIAGAKKPDLLSILCFSFLLQSALCPQDIHSSAFILSYGALAGILLSANLFKRCYSKFCPKAIASSLSAATGAQTFTAPISLKLFGAFSPIGIVSATVVSPFVTVFIYSGLLLILLSLIFPILSKPSGIFINLQYTVITYIVNLFSNVPNFCLKSGV, encoded by the coding sequence ATGGCAGTAAACAGTTCATTAAATTATTTTAAGAAACCTGTATTCCTTTCAGCACTTATTTGCGTTTTTATTTTCTATTCGGGATTATTTAATATCCCGGATAGAACAGCTTCACGCGCTCTGATTAAAACAGAACAAATCACAGAAATCACTGGGATAATTCTTTCATCTCCTTCAAGAACCGGAAACGGCTCATACTACAGTGCAACCTTCTCATTAGAAAAAGCCGCAGACGCCCGCAATTTCCAGTCCACAGCAAAGGGCCGAGTGAAGATAATGTTACCAGCTGAGTTCGCAGAAGCATATTCTCCAGGCAAATTATTTTCTGATTCACAGAAGAAACACAGTGGCCAGACATTCCTGTACGAGGCGGGCGGTCATTGTACCTTCCGTGGTCGTCTCACAAACAATGTATTCTACATCCGCGAATGCACCGCGTACGAGTGGCCTTCATCGTGGCGGGGCCGCCTCCAGCATCTCCGCGCCCTTTGCCGCCTTCACTTCAAACGCTTAATGTATGGCTGGGGCAGTGGAGGCGGCCTTCTCCTGGCGCTCCTCTGCGGGGCCCGCGAATATACTGAACCGTCGACACAGGAAGCATTCCGCCGCGCCGGCCTTTCCCATATACTGGCACTCTCCGGGATGCATCTTTCAATGTTTTCTGCAATTGCACTGTTTTTCGGTAATAAAGCCGGCATCAGAAAACTTACATTTATCCTGCGAATCTCAGCACTTTTTGGCTTCGTCTGGTTCGCAGGCTTTTCTCCATCTCTGTCGAGAGCCTTTATATGTTCACTATTGACAATTGCAGCAACAATAGCCGGTGCTAAAAAACCTGATTTACTTTCAATTTTATGCTTTTCATTTTTATTGCAAAGCGCATTATGTCCGCAGGATATTCACAGTTCAGCATTTATTTTATCGTACGGAGCATTAGCCGGAATCCTGTTAAGTGCAAATCTGTTCAAACGTTGTTATTCAAAGTTCTGTCCAAAGGCAATTGCATCTTCTTTATCTGCAGCCACAGGCGCACAAACCTTTACAGCCCCAATTTCACTCAAACTCTTTGGCGCGTTCAGTCCGATTGGAATTGTTTCTGCAACAGTAGTTTCACCATTTGTAACAGTTTTTATTTACAGCGGACTTCTTCTTATTCTACTGAGCCTTATATTTCCAATCCTTTCAAAACCTAGTGGAATTTTTATAAATTTACAGTATACTGTCATTACTTACATTGTGAATTTATTTTCCAATGTACCAAACTTTTGTCTTAAAAGCGGAGTCTAA